The Oryza glaberrima chromosome 9, OglaRS2, whole genome shotgun sequence genome includes a window with the following:
- the LOC127783699 gene encoding probable kinase CHARK, whose product MGTGEYGFASPSQTPFSFEVLSEATNNFSEERLLREEGQFSAFYKGDLTHLGISVAAAVKWLKIKSGQAFAVENYVKEFATISLAIRHRNIVPFLGWSSEQDNLCLVYKYVKNWSLHDHLYSPGRLLTWPTRYKIVFAIGSGLKHLHQDVRPTFPHGNIKPSNVLLDEEMNAKLGDFGLPRHFFQYDGETASSSYRQMPVSSRGYVEPGLLHTDQATTSSDVYSFGVVLLEIACGQPPIILQQDQAEANSLVKFVWECHKKGSIIEAADKRLNGEFNREQMERVLRVGLLCARRGSSQRLSMGDAMMLLEGVGF is encoded by the exons ATGGGCACTGGAGAATATGGTTTTGCGTCGCCTTCACAGACTCCGTTTTCTTTCGAAGTATTATCGGAAGCGACGAATAATTTCTCCGAGGAACGGTTGCTCCGTGAGGAAGGTCAGTTTAGTGCATTCTACAAGGGGGACCTGACACATTTAGGCATCTCTGTAGCTGCTGCTGTGAAATGGCTGAAAATAAAGTCAGGACAGGCCTTTGCGGTGGAGAACTACGTGAAGGAGTTTGCAACCATCAGCCTAGCGATCAGACATCGCAACATTGTGCCGTTCCTAGGTTGGTCCAGCGAGCAAGATAATCTATGCCTggtatataaatatgtaaagaaCTGGAGCCTCCACGATCATCTCTACAGTCCAGGAAGACTTCTTACATGGCCTACGAg GTACAAGATAGTATTTGCCATAGGCTCCGGCCTTAAGCACCTCCATCAGGACGTCCGCCCCACATTCCCGCACGGCAACATCAAACCAAGCAATGTGTTGCTGGACGAAGAGATGAACGCAAAGCTCGGCGATTTCGGGCTGCCTCGGCACTTCTTTCAGTACGATGGTGAAACCGCCTCTAGCTCATATCGACAAATGCCGGTCAGCTCTCGAGGATATGTGGAACCTGGGTTACTCCACACGGATCAGGCAACCACCTCGTCGGACGTCTACAGCTTCGGAGTTGTGCTGCTGGAGATTGCGTGCGGTCAGCCGCCTATTATCCTCCAGCAAGACCAGGCTGAAGCAAATAGCCTTGTTAAATTCGTCTGGGAGTGCCACAAAAAGGGTTCGATAATTGAAGCAGCGGACAAGCGGCTGAATGGCGAGTTCAACCGGGAGCAGATGGAGCGCGTGTTGCGGGTTGGGCTCTTGTGTGCTCGCCGAGGCAGCAGCCAGCGCCTATCCATGGGCGACGCAATGATGTTGTTAGAGGGGGTTGGATTTTGA